The following coding sequences are from one Acomys russatus chromosome 16, mAcoRus1.1, whole genome shotgun sequence window:
- the Rnd2 gene encoding rho-related GTP-binding protein RhoN, with product MEGQSGRCKIVVVGDAECGKTALLQVFAKDAYPGSYVPTVFENYTASFEIDKRRIELNMWDTSGSSYYDNVRPLAYPDSDAVLICFDISRPETLDSVLKKWQGETQEFCPNAKVVLVGCKLDMRTDLATLRELSKQRLIPVTHEQGTVLAKQVGAVSYVECSSRSSERSVRDVFHVATVASLGRGHRQLRRTDSRRGLQRSTQLSGRPDRGNEGEIHKDRAKSCNLM from the exons ATGGAGGGGCAGAGCGGCCGCTGCAAGATCGTAGTGGTGGGGGACGCGGAGTGCGGCAAGACAGCGCTGCTGCAGGTGTTCGCCAAGGACGCCTACCCTGGG AGTTATGTCCCCACCGTGTTTGAGAACTACACTGCAAGCTTCGAGATCGACAAGCGCCGCATTGAGCTCAACATGTGGGATACTTCAG gGTCCTCGTACTATGACAATGTCCGGCCTCTGGCCTACCCAGACTCCGACGCCGTGCTCATCTGCTTCGACATTAGCCGGCCAGAGACACTGGATAGTGTCCTTAAGAAG TGGCAAGGAGAGACTCAGGAGTTCTGCCCCAATGCTAAGGTGGTGCTGGTTGGCTGTAAACTGGACATGCGGACTGACCTGGCCACACTGAGGGAGCTGTCCAAGCAGAGACTTATCCCTGTTACCCATGAGCAG GGCACTGTGCTGGCCAAGCAGGTGGGGGCCGTGTCCTATGTTGAATGCTCCTCCCGGTCTTCTGAGCGCAGCGTCAGGGACGTCTTCCACGTAGCCACAGTGGCTTCTCTCGGCCGTGGCCATAGGCAGCTGCGCCGTACTGACTCTCGCCGGGGACTGCAGCGGTCTACTCAGCTGTCGGGACGGCCTGACCGGGGAAATGAGGGCGAGATACATAAGGATCGAGCCAAGAGCTGCAACCTCATGTGA